In one window of Bemisia tabaci chromosome 6, PGI_BMITA_v3 DNA:
- the LOC140224819 gene encoding uncharacterized protein has translation MSIPTLTDEDMQDPAKVKQYLANAEALQVQSSSRCKLLEENLNLLRQEMEFIRDAKRKLEEEQSLSTSANKQIIKRKIKLPAFRPEMPDLWFIQIEAIFADYGINAEIDKYRTVISQSEGSWLVEINDLIRAGPSVNIPYTTLKKEIINRFSLSENSRLKKLLEEEEIGDLKPSQFLRRLKTVAGSTPIADNIMKPLWLSRLPAYVQGILQAQPSNNTLTEIADVADRIAETIPHSVHSTSATNQTIPPPSVHQISKPADPLTDIKEMLTALSHKFDLLDVKVKNLERNIDRSRSRSRSKSRSRYSSPKPFKSEKGYCFYHENFGKEARKCHQPCKYLSSTNDNGSQ, from the coding sequence ATGAGCATCCCTACATTGACCGACGAAGACATGCAAGATCCAGCAAAGGTAAAACAATACCTGGCTAATGCTGAAGCTCTACAAGTTCAGTCCTCTTCTCGCTGCAAACTACTCGAGGAAAATCTAAATCTCCTCCGCCAAGAAATGGAGTTCATCAGAGACGCTAAACGCAAGCTGGAAGAGGAACAAAGTCTCTCCACCTCAGCCAACAAACAAATCATAAagcgaaaaatcaaattgcctgCATTTCGCCCCGAAATGCCAGACCTATGGTTCATTCAAATCGAAGCCATTTTTGCCGATTACGGCATAAACGCTGAGATTGATAAATATCGTACCGTTATCAGTCAAAGCGAAGGATCATGGCTGGTCGAAATAAACGATTTAATCCGAGCTGGACCTAGTGTAAACATTCCTTACACCACTCTGAAGAAGGAGATAATCAACCGCTTCTCACTAAGCGAAAATTCACGCCTCAAGAAACTACTCGAAGAGGAGGAAATCGGCGATTTGAAACCATCCCAATTCTTACGCAGACTCAAAACTGTCGCTGGCAGCACACCAATTGCTGACAACATCATGAAACCACTATGGCTAAGTAGGCTACCCGCCTACGTGCAAGGCATTTTGCAAGCCCAACCCAGCAACAACACGCTGACTGAGATAGCCGATGTGGCAGACCGAATTGCGGAAACCATCCCTCATTCCGTTCATTCCACTTCCGCCACAAATCAAACCATCCCTCCTCCTTCAGTTCACCAAATCTCCAAACCTGCTGACCCTTTAACCGACATCAAAGAAATGCTAACAGCTCTCAGTCACAAATTTGACCTCTTAGACGTCAAAGTCAAGAACCTGGAGAGGAATATCGATAGAAGCAGAAGCCGTTCCCGCTCCAAATCTCGCTCACGCTACAGTTCACCCAAGCCGTTCAAATCCGAGAAAGGATATTGTTTCTATCATGAGAATTTCGGAAAAGAAGCTCGCAAGTGCCATCAACCATGCAAATACCTTAGCTCAACAAACGACAACGGCAGCCAATAG